GGGCGCGCGACGTGTTCGAGTTTTGCGAGATCATTATTCGCATCCATCAGCGGGCCGGTGATCTTGGCGTGCGACAACCCGACGGACTACGTGATCTGATGCTTTGGGCCCACGATACCTTGCAGCGTCCTGCCTGATCGCGAATTTACCTCGTGGTTGGAAGTCGCCCAATCAGCCCCTGTGCGCCGCACAGAACAACGGGGCATTCCACGATGCATCAAAGCGTCGATTGTCTGTCAGGCCGCCCACCGCAGCGGTAAACAGACTGCGTGTGGCCGTAGGCGATTATCCTCGCGGCACGGCCATCGCGCAGGTGCGAACGACCAAGGCGTTTGTTTCTCTTTTCGCAATCTGACGACAGGCAGATCACCGTAGGTTCATATCAGAAATATTTCGTTTCGATAGAGAGGTATTCGCTTCTTACTGTAACGGTAACAGCCTGGAAGGGGACTGCCTCGGGGCCGCCGGTTCGCGAGCTTGCCCACGTGTGCGGGCCGGCGGTCCAGGGCTTTTGCCGCTGGGACGGAAGAGGGTGCTCTCTGAACATGCCGTGGCGGTGCAAATCGGAGCTAGCCAGGGGCGATGCTTGAACAACTTGCCTGCCGAAAGGAGCGGGTCGAGATGTTGCCGCGCAAATCAAGCATACGCTGCCCCGAGTGCGGAAATCCGGCGTGCACGCTCGTCGCCTGTCTTCCGGCCTACGAGCTCCCTGCACAGAGTGGGATGGATACGCAAGCATCCAAACTCGCATCAATGAAACTCGAATACCGCTGCTCGAACGCACAATGCCAGCTCACGTTTATCGACGTCATCCACGACGTTGCGGCCGAGGAACTGGTGGTGGGGGCGCCTCTGCGGCGTCGTAGCCTGAAGCGTTTCGAAGCCCCTTGATTGCGAGTTTTCTCGTCACTCAGTCTGTCACGAAAATCGATCAAGGAACGTGGGCATCCTGGAAGTCGGCGTACGTTAAGTCATCGTATGCTTGCAGGCGACCGATCGCCTCAGAGAGCCTACGAATCAAACGTGGGCCTTCTAGAAGGACGCCCAGCCGCTGACCAGCAGGCAGCATTTCGCGCGGAATTATTTGCGACGGCGCGCGATGGCGAGCAATCCCAGCACGGCCATTGCCGCCAACACGAATGTGCTTGGTTCCGGAGTTCCAATCGGCGCATAGGTCTGCGGGCCAGGATTCGTGGTCGTGCTATCGATAAGAGACGCCGTGTTGAAGTGAAACGTCGTCGCATTGGTGTGGATGATCAAGACATCGCTACTTTCACTTTGCAGAATGACTCCCGAACCTAACGGAGCCGGCGCAAAGGAAATCCCCACGGTGCTGTCGGTCGGACGATCGAAGTAAGCCGGGGCCAAAGTTCCGGTGCCAGCCACGAAGACGACGTCTGTCAAATAGCCGCTAAAGCTACCTACGGTCATTCTCGCGATGTCGTCGAGCGGCTGGGGCGAGGTATTCAGAATCTGATATACGAACGTCATGTCGGTCAAGCCGAACGGATTCGTTGGATCGTTAGTAAATACCTCGCTGGTGAGAACTCCCGAGAACGTGGACGTTGAGAAGGTCTTTACTAGGGGACCAGCGACCAGGCCGCCGCCAACATTCGGTCCTGCCGGGGCTGGGAACAGCACGCTGCCGGTCGTCAGCAGCGCCGCCGAAGAGGAAGTAATCGATGTGAAGCACAGTGCAGCGACA
This genomic stretch from Pirellulales bacterium harbors:
- a CDS encoding PEP-CTERM sorting domain-containing protein, which produces MKSRSTLALCIPRSVSCVLLVAALCFTSITSSSAALLTTGSVLFPAPAGPNVGGGLVAGPLVKTFSTSTFSGVLTSEVFTNDPTNPFGLTDMTFVYQILNTSPQPLDDIARMTVGSFSGYLTDVVFVAGTGTLAPAYFDRPTDSTVGISFAPAPLGSGVILQSESSDVLIIHTNATTFHFNTASLIDSTTTNPGPQTYAPIGTPEPSTFVLAAMAVLGLLAIARRRK